TCGGCTTGTAACCGTGTTGTTGTTCGCGGTTGGAATGCTCTTGTCAGAGCGTGTCCGTGAGCGGTACGACATCCGAATTGGAGTTGTTTCGGTGGCACTACTTGCGATCTTTTCGCTCGCTGACCGCCGACTCGTCTTTCTATACATTTGTCTCCTCGTTATTTCATATATTGCTGTACAACTGGTTCATCGTTCGTCGTTGTTGTACGGGCGTGTGCTCGTCGGCATTGGCGCAGCGTTTGGCATCGTCGCAGCCATACCGTTATCGATTGAACTGGGGATTACACGTGGTCTTTCAGCGTTCTTTGTCGGTATCTTAGCGGGGGTAAACGCGTACAACATTCACGTCGCAGAGCCGGCTAGTCGACGGCTGTTCGTCCCCCTTCAGTTTGGATCGTTCGTCTTCTTGCTGTGCTTGACTCGACTCACCGGAGCAGTCCTTCCAAGGGGATTTCCCCGCCAATTTGGTCTCACTGAGATAATAGTCGGCCTGAGCATCGTCGCCGTGTGCTTCGGATATGTTGAGTGGCGAACGATCCGAAAACCCGACGAAGAGGAAATTTCTGAGCGGTCTATTCTGAATCAGCCTGATAATAGCCAAGATGCTGCCGCACTCAACAATGAAACGTCACGAGAGATAGATACATGACCCGTGATAGCCGGTTCGAGGTGTACGATACCTCAGCGGGGTGGCGATGGAGATTGCGAACCAACAGTCTCGTTTTAACCCAGTCTACAGAGACGTTTTCTTCACCCGAACAGGCTCGCGCGGCAGTTAATCACGTCCGGGCAGCGGCATCTGTCATCGAAGATCTGCCGGAGCAACAGTTCAATGGCACTCCGGCGAGTGACCAGGTTACTGATGTACAGTGTATGACCGTCAATAATGGCGGCCAGTACGAGTGGGTGCTTGTTGATGGTGACAATGTACTTGCGCGGTCGACCAAGGCATACGAGGCCAAATCCGATGGTGTGACGGCAGCTAAGTCATTCTGTTCGGTTGCCAGCGTTACAGAAACCGCGTTCCTCCTTCGAAACCAGAACCAACAGTCATCAGCGTTTGATGTCGGCTCAACCTCTGTACTAGCGGCGCTTCGTTCCCTAGTTACGCTCCCAATTCGGGGATTCAAACACCGTCGGACGATCCAGAAGATAGACACACGGATAGTTGTCTCTGGCATTCGTGGGAAATCTTCGACTAGTCGCCGACTTGACGACGTGTTCAGGCGACGGGGATATGACACATTAACAAAAATTACTGGGAATCAACCCCACCTAATCCACAACGGTGGTGTAGTCCCGTTGAACCGCGAAGGACCCAGAACAACCCTATATGAGAATATCAATGTTTTTCGAGAGTACGTCCCCAAGCTCGCGAAATATTCCCCAGAAGATGTCGCAATTTTTGAGAATCAAGGAATTACGGAGTATACAACACGTTTGATTAATGAATCATTCCTAGACCCCCACGTTATTGTCCTGACTAATATTCGGCGTGACCATCAAGACACGCTTGGCGAAACCCGAGCCGAAATCGCACGGTCGTTTGCCA
This genomic window from Haloplanus sp. GDY1 contains:
- a CDS encoding poly-gamma-glutamate biosynthesis protein PgsC/CapC: MIVAVIVTAFGLLAVAGLTQVYGYRLGGTIAIPILAVYTLKSFVMFPIYVLSSAVAYLGLGLLKNKTLIYGRDELIYAILIGSLIPVTIFQTFGFLIQDLFQTVVFIGSILPGLAAYNYHQLDDETRYWDLLTAAVVFVCLFGLGWFLVSAEFAPTLATAAPITLYSRTADVATWKGVAVSEPLSPVILPRLVTVLLFAVGMLLSERVRERYDIRIGVVSVALLAIFSLADRRLVFLYICLLVISYIAVQLVHRSSLLYGRVLVGIGAAFGIVAAIPLSIELGITRGLSAFFVGILAGVNAYNIHVAEPASRRLFVPLQFGSFVFLLCLTRLTGAVLPRGFPRQFGLTEIIVGLSIVAVCFGYVEWRTIRKPDEEEISERSILNQPDNSQDAAALNNETSREIDT